A genomic region of Raphanus sativus cultivar WK10039 chromosome 6, ASM80110v3, whole genome shotgun sequence contains the following coding sequences:
- the LOC108806243 gene encoding uncharacterized protein LOC108806243 isoform X3 has translation MGRSNESAKDKPNQYQSITETSLKQEIDQLETRLQDQFKVRCAFEKALGYRTASSYMLTEANDIPMPKPAIDLIKDIAVLEMEVIHLEQYLLSLYRKAFDQKISSVSPNSEKEKPKSPPPVTTPRRRLGFSEDDDPLLDDDDDQNQPKQTEMESSFHRSHSQRSSFESRKASPEDSWSKATRSCHSQPLYVKNGENLISLAEHLGTRISDHVPETPNKLSEGMVKCMSEIYCKLAEPAPSVLHEGLSSPNSSLSSSAFSPSDQYDTSSPGLGNNSSSFDVVRLDNSFNAQGEKDFSGPYSNMVEVLCIYRDAKKASEVEDLLQNFKSLISRLEEVDPSKLKHEEKLAFWINVHNALVMHAFLAYGIPQNNVKRVLLLLKAAYNIGGHTVSAEAIQSSILGCKMSHPGQWLRLLFASKKFKAGDERLAYAIDHPERLLHFALTSGSHSDPPVRVYTPKRIQQELETSKEDYIRMNLSLRNQKVQLPKLVETFAKDSGLCSAGLTEMVNRSIPESSKKCFEKCHSGSSKSRKAIDWIPHSFTFRYLILREAAK, from the exons ATGGGTCGTTCAAATGAATCAGCCAAAGACAAGCCTAATCAGTATCAGTCAATCACAGAAACTTCATTGAAGCAAGAG ATTGATCAGCTCGAGACAAGACTACAAGATCAGTTTAAGGTTCGTTGTGCATTTGAAAAGGCGTTAGGCTATCGAACAGCTTCTTCGTACATGCTCACTGAAGCAAACGACATTCCCATGCCAAAG CCAGCTATTGATTTGATCAAAGACATTGCAGTTCTGGAGATGGAAGTTATACATTTAGAACAGTATCTTCTTTCGTTATATCGAAAAGCCTTTGACCAGAAAATCTCTTCTGTATCCCCAAATTCAGAGAAGGAGAAGCCAAAGTCTCCTCCTCCTGTGACAACCCCTAGAAGGCGTTTAGGCTTTTCTGAAGACGATGATCCCTTGcttgatgacgatgatgatcaAAATCAACCAAAGCAAACAGAAATGGAGTCCAGTTTTCACCGTAGCCACTCGCAGCGTTCATCATTTGAGAGTAGAAAAGCTTCTCCAGAAGATTCTTGGAGTAAAGCCACCCGCTCTTGCCATTCCCAGCCATTGTACGTGAAGAATGGAGAAAATCTAATCAGTCTAGCTGAACATCTTGGCACTCGGATCTCAGATCATGTTCCAGAGACGCCCAACAAGCTGTCTGAAGGAATGGTCAAGTGTATGTCAGAAATATACTGCAAGCTTGCAGAGCCAGCACCTTCTGTACTACATGAAGGGCTTTCATCGCCAAACTCATCTTTATCATCGAGTGCATTCTCGCCCTCTGACCAATACGATACATCGAGCCCTGGATTGGGAAACAACTCCTCCTCGTTCGATGTAGTACGTTTAGACAACTCTTTCAATGCACAAGGAGAAAAGGACTTCAGTGGACCTTACAGCAACATGGTTGAAGTGCTTTGCATTTACAGAGACGCCAAAAAGGCCAGTGAGGTCGAAGATCTTCTTCAGAACTTCAA GTCGCTTATCAGTAGGTTGGAGGAAGTCGATCCAAGTAAGTTGAAACATGAGGAGAAACTGGCGTTCTGGATAAACGTGCACAATGCACTTGTGATGCAT GCATTTTTAGCTTATGGGATTCCACAGAACAATGTGAAGAGAGTGCTACTGCTACTCAAG gctGCATATAACATTGGTGGACACACGGTTAGCGCGGAAGCAATACAAAGCTCAATTCTTGGATGCAAAATGTCTCATCCTGGACAG TGGCTTAGACTACTATTTGCTTCAAAGAAGTTCAAAGCGGGAGATGAAAGATTAGCTTACGCAATAGATCATCCAGAACGTCTCCTACATTTTGCACTTACTTCAGGCAGCCACTCCGATCCCCCg GTTCGTGTATATACACCAAAGAGGATCCAGCAAGAGCTAGAAACGTCGAAAGAAGACTACATAAGAATGAACTTAAGCTTACGCAATCAGAAAGTCCAACTGCCAAAGCTTGTGGAAACGTTTGCTAAAGATTCCGGTTTATGTTCGGCGGGTTTGACGGAGATGGTTAACCGGAGTATACCGGAATCTTCGAAAAAATGTTTTGAGAAGTGTCATTCTGGTAGTAGTAAATCACGCAAGGCCATTGATTGGATCCCACACAGCTTTACATTCAGATATCTTATTCTTAGAGAAGCtgccaaatga
- the LOC108806243 gene encoding uncharacterized protein LOC108806243 isoform X1 has protein sequence MGFGVGGGGGSNMLDLRMVQSHKRSKSASFPEKNKRAEGDQPSSSTSFEASQRIKLDMGRSNESAKDKPNQYQSITETSLKQEIDQLETRLQDQFKVRCAFEKALGYRTASSYMLTEANDIPMPKPAIDLIKDIAVLEMEVIHLEQYLLSLYRKAFDQKISSVSPNSEKEKPKSPPPVTTPRRRLGFSEDDDPLLDDDDDQNQPKQTEMESSFHRSHSQRSSFESRKASPEDSWSKATRSCHSQPLYVKNGENLISLAEHLGTRISDHVPETPNKLSEGMVKCMSEIYCKLAEPAPSVLHEGLSSPNSSLSSSAFSPSDQYDTSSPGLGNNSSSFDVVRLDNSFNAQGEKDFSGPYSNMVEVLCIYRDAKKASEVEDLLQNFKSLISRLEEVDPSKLKHEEKLAFWINVHNALVMHAFLAYGIPQNNVKRVLLLLKAAYNIGGHTVSAEAIQSSILGCKMSHPGQWLRLLFASKKFKAGDERLAYAIDHPERLLHFALTSGSHSDPPVRVYTPKRIQQELETSKEDYIRMNLSLRNQKVQLPKLVETFAKDSGLCSAGLTEMVNRSIPESSKKCFEKCHSGSSKSRKAIDWIPHSFTFRYLILREAAK, from the exons atggGATTTGgagttggtggtggtggaggtagTAATATGTTGGATTTGAGGATGGTCCAAAGCCACAAGCGTTCAAAAAG TGCCAGCtttccagaaaaaaataaaagagctGAGGGAGATCAACCTTCTTCGAGTACTTCTTTTGAAGCCTCTCAACGCATCAAGCTG GACATGGGTCGTTCAAATGAATCAGCCAAAGACAAGCCTAATCAGTATCAGTCAATCACAGAAACTTCATTGAAGCAAGAG ATTGATCAGCTCGAGACAAGACTACAAGATCAGTTTAAGGTTCGTTGTGCATTTGAAAAGGCGTTAGGCTATCGAACAGCTTCTTCGTACATGCTCACTGAAGCAAACGACATTCCCATGCCAAAG CCAGCTATTGATTTGATCAAAGACATTGCAGTTCTGGAGATGGAAGTTATACATTTAGAACAGTATCTTCTTTCGTTATATCGAAAAGCCTTTGACCAGAAAATCTCTTCTGTATCCCCAAATTCAGAGAAGGAGAAGCCAAAGTCTCCTCCTCCTGTGACAACCCCTAGAAGGCGTTTAGGCTTTTCTGAAGACGATGATCCCTTGcttgatgacgatgatgatcaAAATCAACCAAAGCAAACAGAAATGGAGTCCAGTTTTCACCGTAGCCACTCGCAGCGTTCATCATTTGAGAGTAGAAAAGCTTCTCCAGAAGATTCTTGGAGTAAAGCCACCCGCTCTTGCCATTCCCAGCCATTGTACGTGAAGAATGGAGAAAATCTAATCAGTCTAGCTGAACATCTTGGCACTCGGATCTCAGATCATGTTCCAGAGACGCCCAACAAGCTGTCTGAAGGAATGGTCAAGTGTATGTCAGAAATATACTGCAAGCTTGCAGAGCCAGCACCTTCTGTACTACATGAAGGGCTTTCATCGCCAAACTCATCTTTATCATCGAGTGCATTCTCGCCCTCTGACCAATACGATACATCGAGCCCTGGATTGGGAAACAACTCCTCCTCGTTCGATGTAGTACGTTTAGACAACTCTTTCAATGCACAAGGAGAAAAGGACTTCAGTGGACCTTACAGCAACATGGTTGAAGTGCTTTGCATTTACAGAGACGCCAAAAAGGCCAGTGAGGTCGAAGATCTTCTTCAGAACTTCAA GTCGCTTATCAGTAGGTTGGAGGAAGTCGATCCAAGTAAGTTGAAACATGAGGAGAAACTGGCGTTCTGGATAAACGTGCACAATGCACTTGTGATGCAT GCATTTTTAGCTTATGGGATTCCACAGAACAATGTGAAGAGAGTGCTACTGCTACTCAAG gctGCATATAACATTGGTGGACACACGGTTAGCGCGGAAGCAATACAAAGCTCAATTCTTGGATGCAAAATGTCTCATCCTGGACAG TGGCTTAGACTACTATTTGCTTCAAAGAAGTTCAAAGCGGGAGATGAAAGATTAGCTTACGCAATAGATCATCCAGAACGTCTCCTACATTTTGCACTTACTTCAGGCAGCCACTCCGATCCCCCg GTTCGTGTATATACACCAAAGAGGATCCAGCAAGAGCTAGAAACGTCGAAAGAAGACTACATAAGAATGAACTTAAGCTTACGCAATCAGAAAGTCCAACTGCCAAAGCTTGTGGAAACGTTTGCTAAAGATTCCGGTTTATGTTCGGCGGGTTTGACGGAGATGGTTAACCGGAGTATACCGGAATCTTCGAAAAAATGTTTTGAGAAGTGTCATTCTGGTAGTAGTAAATCACGCAAGGCCATTGATTGGATCCCACACAGCTTTACATTCAGATATCTTATTCTTAGAGAAGCtgccaaatga
- the LOC108810272 gene encoding uncharacterized protein LOC108810272, with protein MGACVSREGMSGDSAKLVLFDGTLQEFSAPFKVWQILQKHPSSFVCNSDEMDFDDAVSAVSGDEELRSGQLYFVLPLTWLNHPLMAEEMAALAVKASSALTKSGGVGWVAGGDGDSSVTEEYGKPKSNAGVETNVGGGRGCGKGKRKFMRNLSTIAE; from the coding sequence ATGGGAGCGTGCGTATCACGTGAAGGTATGAGTGGAGATTCGGCGAAGCTAGTACTGTTCGACGGGACATTACAAGAGTTCTCAGCTCCGTTCAAAGTTTGGCAGATCTTGCAGAAACACCCGTCGAGTTTCGTCTGCAACTCAGACGAAATGGACTTCGACGACGCCGTTTCAGCCGTCTCCGGCGACGAGGAGCTCCGATCGGGGCAGCTTTACTTCGTCTTACCGCTGACGTGGCTCAATCACCCGCTGATGGCGGAGGAGATGGCAGCGTTGGCTGTTAAAGCGAGCTCGGCGTTGACCAAGAGCGGGGGAGTCGGTTGGGTTGCCGGCGGCGACGGCGATAGCTCCGTTACGGAAGAATATGGTAAACCGAAAAGCAACGCCGGAGTGGAGACAAACGTAGGTGGCGGAAGAGGTTGTGGGAAAGGGAAGAGGAAATTTATGCGGAATTTGAGCACGATCGCCGAGTAG
- the LOC108806243 gene encoding uncharacterized protein LOC108806243 isoform X2: MKPVSKSASFPEKNKRAEGDQPSSSTSFEASQRIKLDMGRSNESAKDKPNQYQSITETSLKQEIDQLETRLQDQFKVRCAFEKALGYRTASSYMLTEANDIPMPKPAIDLIKDIAVLEMEVIHLEQYLLSLYRKAFDQKISSVSPNSEKEKPKSPPPVTTPRRRLGFSEDDDPLLDDDDDQNQPKQTEMESSFHRSHSQRSSFESRKASPEDSWSKATRSCHSQPLYVKNGENLISLAEHLGTRISDHVPETPNKLSEGMVKCMSEIYCKLAEPAPSVLHEGLSSPNSSLSSSAFSPSDQYDTSSPGLGNNSSSFDVVRLDNSFNAQGEKDFSGPYSNMVEVLCIYRDAKKASEVEDLLQNFKSLISRLEEVDPSKLKHEEKLAFWINVHNALVMHAFLAYGIPQNNVKRVLLLLKAAYNIGGHTVSAEAIQSSILGCKMSHPGQWLRLLFASKKFKAGDERLAYAIDHPERLLHFALTSGSHSDPPVRVYTPKRIQQELETSKEDYIRMNLSLRNQKVQLPKLVETFAKDSGLCSAGLTEMVNRSIPESSKKCFEKCHSGSSKSRKAIDWIPHSFTFRYLILREAAK; encoded by the exons ATGAAACCTGTTTCcaaaag TGCCAGCtttccagaaaaaaataaaagagctGAGGGAGATCAACCTTCTTCGAGTACTTCTTTTGAAGCCTCTCAACGCATCAAGCTG GACATGGGTCGTTCAAATGAATCAGCCAAAGACAAGCCTAATCAGTATCAGTCAATCACAGAAACTTCATTGAAGCAAGAG ATTGATCAGCTCGAGACAAGACTACAAGATCAGTTTAAGGTTCGTTGTGCATTTGAAAAGGCGTTAGGCTATCGAACAGCTTCTTCGTACATGCTCACTGAAGCAAACGACATTCCCATGCCAAAG CCAGCTATTGATTTGATCAAAGACATTGCAGTTCTGGAGATGGAAGTTATACATTTAGAACAGTATCTTCTTTCGTTATATCGAAAAGCCTTTGACCAGAAAATCTCTTCTGTATCCCCAAATTCAGAGAAGGAGAAGCCAAAGTCTCCTCCTCCTGTGACAACCCCTAGAAGGCGTTTAGGCTTTTCTGAAGACGATGATCCCTTGcttgatgacgatgatgatcaAAATCAACCAAAGCAAACAGAAATGGAGTCCAGTTTTCACCGTAGCCACTCGCAGCGTTCATCATTTGAGAGTAGAAAAGCTTCTCCAGAAGATTCTTGGAGTAAAGCCACCCGCTCTTGCCATTCCCAGCCATTGTACGTGAAGAATGGAGAAAATCTAATCAGTCTAGCTGAACATCTTGGCACTCGGATCTCAGATCATGTTCCAGAGACGCCCAACAAGCTGTCTGAAGGAATGGTCAAGTGTATGTCAGAAATATACTGCAAGCTTGCAGAGCCAGCACCTTCTGTACTACATGAAGGGCTTTCATCGCCAAACTCATCTTTATCATCGAGTGCATTCTCGCCCTCTGACCAATACGATACATCGAGCCCTGGATTGGGAAACAACTCCTCCTCGTTCGATGTAGTACGTTTAGACAACTCTTTCAATGCACAAGGAGAAAAGGACTTCAGTGGACCTTACAGCAACATGGTTGAAGTGCTTTGCATTTACAGAGACGCCAAAAAGGCCAGTGAGGTCGAAGATCTTCTTCAGAACTTCAA GTCGCTTATCAGTAGGTTGGAGGAAGTCGATCCAAGTAAGTTGAAACATGAGGAGAAACTGGCGTTCTGGATAAACGTGCACAATGCACTTGTGATGCAT GCATTTTTAGCTTATGGGATTCCACAGAACAATGTGAAGAGAGTGCTACTGCTACTCAAG gctGCATATAACATTGGTGGACACACGGTTAGCGCGGAAGCAATACAAAGCTCAATTCTTGGATGCAAAATGTCTCATCCTGGACAG TGGCTTAGACTACTATTTGCTTCAAAGAAGTTCAAAGCGGGAGATGAAAGATTAGCTTACGCAATAGATCATCCAGAACGTCTCCTACATTTTGCACTTACTTCAGGCAGCCACTCCGATCCCCCg GTTCGTGTATATACACCAAAGAGGATCCAGCAAGAGCTAGAAACGTCGAAAGAAGACTACATAAGAATGAACTTAAGCTTACGCAATCAGAAAGTCCAACTGCCAAAGCTTGTGGAAACGTTTGCTAAAGATTCCGGTTTATGTTCGGCGGGTTTGACGGAGATGGTTAACCGGAGTATACCGGAATCTTCGAAAAAATGTTTTGAGAAGTGTCATTCTGGTAGTAGTAAATCACGCAAGGCCATTGATTGGATCCCACACAGCTTTACATTCAGATATCTTATTCTTAGAGAAGCtgccaaatga